In one window of Hyla sarda isolate aHylSar1 chromosome 1, aHylSar1.hap1, whole genome shotgun sequence DNA:
- the JPH4 gene encoding junctophilin-4 isoform X3 gives MFSGGTFGFSDGGCYVGDWHEGRAHGYGICKGPTRQGEYSGLWSNGFESLGVYTWPSGNTYRGYWDQGKRNGLGEEHKGRWLYRGEWTHGLKGRLGVRESLSGARYEGLWTDGQQDGYGVETYSDGGTYQGQWQAGKRHGYGVRQSVPYHQAALLRSPRTPTLTSLPQSPGPHSHANPGLLPGSPASGSRGGFVLKVQGVGSEVPGTGGNGKPKKRGFFFTRSLILSGFRLHRGSDTKAPSSGRDSQRSSLRSETRGAGGSLGSSASQDGSSASVAETESELPIAAWETETYAGEWKGDRRSGYGVSRRSNGLCYEGEWLRNRRHGYGRTTYPDGSREEGKYKMNMLASGKVKSLFPLRRGKGREKVERAVEAARRAEVTARQKQEMAIARFFSGSF, from the exons ATGTTCAGCGGGGGAACATTTGGGTTTTCAGATGGTGGATGTTATGTGGGAGACTGGCATGAGGGTCGAGCACATGGATATGGCATATGCAAAGGCCCTACAAGGCAGGGAGAATACAGTGGCCTTTGGAGCAATGGCTTTGAATCTTTGGGGGTTTATACATGGCCCAGTGGGAACACCTATCGTGGATACTGGGACCAAGGCAAAAGAAATGGGCTAGGCGAAGAGCACAAAGGACGATGGCTGTATCGAGGCGAGTGGACACATGGACTAAAAGGAAGACTTGGCGTGAGAGAGAGCCTTTCTGGAGCAAGATATGAAGGTCTATGGACAGATGGACAGCAGGATGGATATGGTGTTGAGACATATTCAGATGGAG GTACATATCAAGGACAGTGGCAAGCTGGTAAACGTCATGGATATGGGGTACGTCAGAGTGTCCCATATCACCAAGCTGCACTCCTACGTTCTCCTCGAACACCAACCCTCACTTCTTTGCCTCAATCCCCCGGTCCCCATTCTCATGCCAATCCAGGACTCCTGCCAGGAAGCCCAGCCTCTGGATCACGTGGGGGGTTTGTTCTGAAAGTCCAAGGGGTTGGATCAGAAGTCCCTGGAACTGGAGGGAATGGTAAGCCCAAAAAAAGAGGATTTTTCTTTACACGTTCACTCATACTCAGTGGTTTCCGACTTCATCGTGGATCAGACACCAAAGCACCTTCAAGTGGTCGAGACAGCCAACGTAGTTCTTTAAGAAGTGAGACTCGGGGGGCTGGAGGATCTTTGGGGTCAAGTGCCAGTCAGGATGGGTCAAGTGCTAGTGTTGCAGAAACAGAGTCTGAGCTGCCAATTGCTGCATGGGAAACAGAGACTTATGCTGGTGAATGGAAGGGTGATCGCCGCAGTGGATATGGTGTAAGCCGAAGGTCCAATGGCCTTTGCTATGAAGGAGAGTGGTTGCGGAATCGACGGCATGGCTACGGTAGAACCACCTACCCTGATGGGTCACGTGAAGAGGGAAAGTACAAAATGAATATGTTGGCCAGTGGAAAAGTCAAGAGCCTGTTTCCACTACGAAGAGGAAAAGGGAGGGAAAAGGTGGAAAGAGCTGTAGAGGCTGCAAGAAGAGCGGAGGTTACAGCAAGACAGAAGCAAGAGATGGCAATAGCCAG
- the JPH4 gene encoding junctophilin-4 isoform X2: MFSGGTFGFSDGGCYVGDWHEGRAHGYGICKGPTRQGEYSGLWSNGFESLGVYTWPSGNTYRGYWDQGKRNGLGEEHKGRWLYRGEWTHGLKGRLGVRESLSGARYEGLWTDGQQDGYGVETYSDGGTYQGQWQAGKRHGYGVRQSVPYHQAALLRSPRTPTLTSLPQSPGPHSHANPGLLPGSPASGSRGGFVLKVQGVGSEVPGTGGNGKPKKRGFFFTRSLILSGFRLHRGSDTKAPSSGRDSQRSSLRSETRGAGGSLGSSASQDGSSASVAETESELPIAAWETETYAGEWKGDRRSGYGVSRRSNGLCYEGEWLRNRRHGYGRTTYPDGSREEGKYKMNMLASGKVKSLFPLRRGKGREKVERAVEAARRAEVTARQKQEMAIASFQVFQIMADNRHSINMKNDMKHLQRIKRTECLQI, translated from the exons ATGTTCAGCGGGGGAACATTTGGGTTTTCAGATGGTGGATGTTATGTGGGAGACTGGCATGAGGGTCGAGCACATGGATATGGCATATGCAAAGGCCCTACAAGGCAGGGAGAATACAGTGGCCTTTGGAGCAATGGCTTTGAATCTTTGGGGGTTTATACATGGCCCAGTGGGAACACCTATCGTGGATACTGGGACCAAGGCAAAAGAAATGGGCTAGGCGAAGAGCACAAAGGACGATGGCTGTATCGAGGCGAGTGGACACATGGACTAAAAGGAAGACTTGGCGTGAGAGAGAGCCTTTCTGGAGCAAGATATGAAGGTCTATGGACAGATGGACAGCAGGATGGATATGGTGTTGAGACATATTCAGATGGAG GTACATATCAAGGACAGTGGCAAGCTGGTAAACGTCATGGATATGGGGTACGTCAGAGTGTCCCATATCACCAAGCTGCACTCCTACGTTCTCCTCGAACACCAACCCTCACTTCTTTGCCTCAATCCCCCGGTCCCCATTCTCATGCCAATCCAGGACTCCTGCCAGGAAGCCCAGCCTCTGGATCACGTGGGGGGTTTGTTCTGAAAGTCCAAGGGGTTGGATCAGAAGTCCCTGGAACTGGAGGGAATGGTAAGCCCAAAAAAAGAGGATTTTTCTTTACACGTTCACTCATACTCAGTGGTTTCCGACTTCATCGTGGATCAGACACCAAAGCACCTTCAAGTGGTCGAGACAGCCAACGTAGTTCTTTAAGAAGTGAGACTCGGGGGGCTGGAGGATCTTTGGGGTCAAGTGCCAGTCAGGATGGGTCAAGTGCTAGTGTTGCAGAAACAGAGTCTGAGCTGCCAATTGCTGCATGGGAAACAGAGACTTATGCTGGTGAATGGAAGGGTGATCGCCGCAGTGGATATGGTGTAAGCCGAAGGTCCAATGGCCTTTGCTATGAAGGAGAGTGGTTGCGGAATCGACGGCATGGCTACGGTAGAACCACCTACCCTGATGGGTCACGTGAAGAGGGAAAGTACAAAATGAATATGTTGGCCAGTGGAAAAGTCAAGAGCCTGTTTCCACTACGAAGAGGAAAAGGGAGGGAAAAGGTGGAAAGAGCTGTAGAGGCTGCAAGAAGAGCGGAGGTTACAGCAAGACAGAAGCAAGAGATGGCAATAGCCAG TTTTCAAGTTTTCCAGATAATGGCAGACAACAGACATTCAATAAACATGAAGAATGACATGAAACACCTTCAAAGAATCAAAAGAACAGAATGTCTACAAATATAA